GCTTTGCGTTATTGACCGACTATTACATGCAGCATTACGGAGCCACCCGCGAAGACTTCGGCAAACTCTGTGTAGCTCAACGCGACAATGCCTTACGTAACCCTCATGCGCTAATGAAAAAACCATTAGATCTTGAGCAGTACATGGCCGCTCGCCCCATTGCAGGCCCCATCCATTTATTTGACTGTGTCATGCCATGTGCGGGGGCAGAAGGCTATCTGGTCATGCGCCGTGAGCAAGCAGAACAACTGAATCTTCCTTATGTAGAGATTCTAGGCACCATTGAACGCCACAACGCCTTTCCTGAAGACCCTGTTCAATATCGGGGCGGCTGGGCCATGGACATCGATGATCTCTACCACATGGCTCAGGTCACTGCCTCTGATATTGATTTTTTAGAAACCTACGATGACTACCCCGTCATTAATGTACTGCAATTCGAAGACCTCGGTTTTTGTGCCAAGGGTGCAGGCCCTCAATTCATTCGTGATAACACGTTCACGATTGATGGCAGCTTTCCATTTAATACTTCTGGTGGGCAACTGTCCGTCGGCCAAGCGGGTGCAGCTGGAGGCTATTTAGGCTTAGTACAGGCCTTACGTCAGCTCACTCATTGTGCAGCTGAGACACAAGTCAAAAATGCCACTGTGGGAATGGTGTCTGGCTTTGGCATGATCAACTATGACCGCGGTATTTGTACTGCTGCAGCGATTTTAAAACGAGGTCACGCATGACACGCCCTTTACCACCTAGCGCCCGAAGTACCGCTGCAGCAGGTTTAACCACTGCCGCTCAGCAGAATCAAATGGCCTTGCAAGTCTGTGCCGATTGCCAAACTGTGCAATACCCACCACGAGATGTCTGCTCTCATTGCCTAGGAGATCAGTTACCTTGGCAACCTGTATCCCCTCTGGCGACAGTAGTCGCCTCTTGCACTTTGCATCACAGTAATGAGCCTTATTTTCAAGACCAACTTCCCTGGCGAATTGGTACAGTCAAACTCGATTGTGGCCCCATCGCTATTGCTCATTTACAAGACCAACTGCAAACGGGAGATCGTACAACATTGGCTCTAGAGCTAGACCCCTCTGGAGTTGGCGTATTAGTCGCTCACGCTAAGACCTCAGCCTAAAAAATAAAAAACCAAGGAGACTTTCTATGACTACCCCTTATACCGTTGTTATCACTGGTGGCAGTGCCGGAATCGGTGCTGATCTCTGTCAGCACTATATTGAAAAAGGCTACACCGTCATCTCTCTAGCCAGAAAAACGCTCAGCTGGACACACGAGCGCTTAATACAGATACAGGTCGATTTACTTGACGAGACCGCTACAGAGCAGGCCGCCGCAGACATTGCTGCCCACTATGATGTGACTCACTTTGTACATAATGCCGGTGTTATTTGGCCCAACTTAATTGATGAAGTAAAAATCAGTGAGCTACAAGGCTTAACCCAAATTCATCTAGGGGCGGCCATTCAAATCATGCAAGCCATCCTACCCGCTATGCGTCAAAAGCAATTTGGTCGCGTAGTCTTAATGTCCTCTAGAGGCGCTCTTGGCTTACAAACACGCACAGCGTATTCGGCCACCAAAGCAGGCATGATCGGTATGGCACGCACATGGGCTTTAGAACTCGCTGACCAAGGCATCACGGTAAACGTAGTTGCCCCTGGCCCAATTCAAACCCCTATGTTTTATGACGTAGTGGAAGCGGGTAGCGAACGCGAGCAAAAACTAGCAGCGAGTATCCCTGTTAAACGCCTAGGTCGAGCCGATGATATTACCCGTGCGGTTAGCTTTTTTGCAGATCCAGACAATAGCTTTGTAACAGGCCAGACGTTGTATGTTTGTGGTGGCGCCAGCGTAGGCACACTCACCATTTAATAGGTGATAAGGGTTATTTTCTATTTACGAGAATCTATTAACAAGTAAACTATTTACAACAAAACATATAAATATAAAGGGGCGTATTGACGTCCCTTCATTTCAAAAACATCAGTCCTCGATGGAGACAACATGGACAATGACTTACCTGGCATGCAATTAGTGCGTAGCCAAGGCGGACTGGTACGCACACTAGAAATCACTCTTGATGCGCTATGCGTCATCTTATTAATCTTGATGACTGGCATCACGACCATTGATGTGGTCGGACGCTACTTATTTCATTCGCCCTTACATGGGGCCTACGAAAGCAATGAACTGCTATTAGGCATATTAGTCTTTGCAGCCCTACCTCGGGTGACGTGGCATCAACAACACCTGACAGTCACCGTTTTAGACGCCTGTCTTGGGGCTTCTTTCCGTCGCATTCAACAGAAATGTTTGTCCTTGATCTCTGCGGTAGGACTGGCCATTTTGAGCTATTTTCTGTGGCAACACGGCATGCAGTTAGCTGACTATGGCGACATGAGTAATGCCTTGCAGGTTCCCATTGCTCCCTTTGCTTTTGCTATTGCCATTTTTACCGCTATTTCCTCTTTAGCGGCATTTATGCACCTATTTGTATCACCACGCCCACAGTCCTAAGCCCGAGGTAATTTGATATGTTAGTTTCTTTAATTGGCTTGGCCTTTTTACTGTTTAGCCTATTTATTGGCTTGCCCATTGCATGGGGCATGTTGTTGGTGGGTACGATAGGCTTTAGCTATTACACCGGCTTCGAGGCCGCCTACACCATGGCAGCACAAACCGCCTTTGATACCGGCATGAGCTATAGCTTTACGGTGCTGCCTCTCTTTATTTTGATGGGTAATTTGGTTACCGCCTCTGGCTTATCAAGAGACCTATACACCGCTGCTAATGCCTTTATTGGTCACCTACGCGGTGGCTTAGCAATGGCTACCATTATTGCCTGTGGCTCTTTTAGTGCGCTCTCTGGCTCCAGTATGGCTACCACCGCCGCCATGAGCCGAGTCGCCATGCCGAACATGCGCAAATACAACTATGACGACCGCTTAGCCACCGGTAGTATTGCTGCTGGAGGCACCTTAGGGATTCTGATCCCTCCCAGCGTCATCATGGTGGTGTATGGCATTTTGACTGAAACCGACATTGGT
This Paenalcaligenes faecalis DNA region includes the following protein-coding sequences:
- a CDS encoding thiolase family protein — protein: MTQRTPYSDVVLVCPVTIPYERFSEHSAHRWLGTALKELIAQSGLKKNEIDGVCVSSFTLGSDTAVGLMQHFQMSPRWLDHIPMGGASGVVAMRRAARAVQCGDATVVACIAGDTNQRESFKNTVSAFSRFSQDAVYPYGAAGPNGSFALLTDYYMQHYGATREDFGKLCVAQRDNALRNPHALMKKPLDLEQYMAARPIAGPIHLFDCVMPCAGAEGYLVMRREQAEQLNLPYVEILGTIERHNAFPEDPVQYRGGWAMDIDDLYHMAQVTASDIDFLETYDDYPVINVLQFEDLGFCAKGAGPQFIRDNTFTIDGSFPFNTSGGQLSVGQAGAAGGYLGLVQALRQLTHCAAETQVKNATVGMVSGFGMINYDRGICTAAAILKRGHA
- a CDS encoding Zn-ribbon domain-containing OB-fold protein, coding for MTRPLPPSARSTAAAGLTTAAQQNQMALQVCADCQTVQYPPRDVCSHCLGDQLPWQPVSPLATVVASCTLHHSNEPYFQDQLPWRIGTVKLDCGPIAIAHLQDQLQTGDRTTLALELDPSGVGVLVAHAKTSA
- a CDS encoding SDR family NAD(P)-dependent oxidoreductase gives rise to the protein MTTPYTVVITGGSAGIGADLCQHYIEKGYTVISLARKTLSWTHERLIQIQVDLLDETATEQAAADIAAHYDVTHFVHNAGVIWPNLIDEVKISELQGLTQIHLGAAIQIMQAILPAMRQKQFGRVVLMSSRGALGLQTRTAYSATKAGMIGMARTWALELADQGITVNVVAPGPIQTPMFYDVVEAGSEREQKLAASIPVKRLGRADDITRAVSFFADPDNSFVTGQTLYVCGGASVGTLTI
- a CDS encoding TRAP transporter small permease, coding for MDNDLPGMQLVRSQGGLVRTLEITLDALCVILLILMTGITTIDVVGRYLFHSPLHGAYESNELLLGILVFAALPRVTWHQQHLTVTVLDACLGASFRRIQQKCLSLISAVGLAILSYFLWQHGMQLADYGDMSNALQVPIAPFAFAIAIFTAISSLAAFMHLFVSPRPQS